In Glycine max cultivar Williams 82 chromosome 15, Glycine_max_v4.0, whole genome shotgun sequence, the DNA window CTTAGACTCCAAAAACAGCTTTTCCTTCCAATTTGGTGTGGAAATGAAGAGGAATTTGGAACTTCAAAAGAGACAACAATGGtggagaagaaaaggaagaaaaagcaaCATGGAGGGAGAAAGAGGGGCTGTTGGAAGTTtctaaagaaagagagagaagatttgggctttttaaaaaactggtttttcttttcaaaagaaattcCACATGTCCTTGTTTAATTGGAGCTAAAAGGGTCCACCTTTTCCTTTGATTTGACCACATACTCAgccataaaagaagaaaaaaaaaactggaccTTTTTGGATGCTGAAATCCAGCCTCAGTTTGCGTGCCacctctctggttccagttcttcgcgtttctctgcacccgttgGGGCCCGTTTTCAAaggtaggcaatatatatatcaaaatgctcagaatgagaccctgagcgtggttcagaggttggttttttttaattataagttgcacgcaaaacgataatttttagattaattaattgcgaattaatctataaccgTCCAATCATGGGTTACTCTTTGTTAATTAGTCTCACCCGCATATTTCTCCCCCaaatgtacatacttctacttctaccaagaatatatatatatatacactgaataattaatatatatatatatatatatatatatatatatatatatatatatatatatatatatataattatttaaatgtaatacTTACAAAATTCTGGGTAGAAATTCCAGGATGTCATAgtatttacgcacagggaaggtattagcaccccacgcgttcgtcacaagggacgacaacctttaatcaagtgtgcaaatatgacttcaatttgtgttatcttcccttttttacgctttttatgtctttttatgccttttatatattttttatctttttgtggtcgacaagggtgtttcccttactcctatgtattcctcaattgtggtaaggaaatcatacctacgtagttctttgacaactaaacgttggttaaattatttttatccttttttgcaagatatattttgattgaatgaaaggtcatttaaggcgttggaccattaaacaatctttcgattcttttgaaaggagagaaaacattaaggcattggaccattaatgatctcttgtttttttgaaagaggtaacaaagctacgtgttgattttaggctttagaaatccacgtttaaccaataaaagcggaaaagaccatttcaaggcgttggaccttaaaaatggctttttaggtgatgacaaaagtttgatttatgaattgattttagccttagtttcactttggttattagtcaattcgactaagaaagaaaaatcccaaagaaaaatgtccgattgatttttttgattattttattaaaagatatttttttattatcatattattattttgcctctttttggttttaaacgtggttacgacatgacagaacggtcggatttcattttaacaaaaattaaaagatgttacaattcaaatgaacggtggaaatttgttttatttttgattaggcgagaaaacgacttaaataaatgactaaagcacatcaaaagggggtacggaaagaaaatgaaataaaaataaaagcatgcaaAATAGATGGGGACctctaagggtacatagaatgaattgaaaagttcgatttcgggaacttaccggttgaagatcgaagaacgacgaagaacgatgaagaacggtggaaaaccttcgcgaaatcgcccacggaaacgtctcggaagcgttacggaagcgcctcggcttggattttcttcacaaaaacattttttctcactaattttaagtgattctcagataccaagaaggttgaacatttttgttctgccctcctccctctatttataggggaaaagagggtggtggttgccgcccagctcgcccaggcgagcttggttgcttccaccagaaggcaccgccttctgttggaagatcctggaaggcccaagtgggcctgattgctatttgtaccccctatttactaaatacaccccctaccccccctttttttgctgattctttttccgtaacgttaccaaactttacgaattatgtaacgatacttgttttctttccgtaatgtcacaaaaccttacagattacgcaatcatcccttctttggcttccagaatgttatggaactttacggattgcgcctTAACACGTCCTttcaactcccgacatgtcgcgcaacttcacggattgcctaacgatgggtgtcaagtacctcgaagtggtcaagcaaGGGTCGCACCCCAACAAACAGatgatccccggacgaaattagggtatgacacttgctttctttttttagaaTCCCTAAAAAAGTGGTGCAAAAGATAGTTACTATTCAGAGAAATTTTCTATGGGGAGGTGATTTTGAGGCCAACAAGATCCCTTGGGTGAAATGGGACACAATTTGTCTTCCTAAGAACAAATGGGGGTTAGGGATTAAAGACTTGATCAAATTTAATGAGGCTTTGCTTGGCAAATGGGGTTAGGAGTTGGCTAATAATCAGAACCAGTTTTGGGCAAGAATTTTATTGTCTAAATATGGCGGTTGGAATGAATTGCTCTCTTGTAGAAACAATAGTGATTTCTCTCATTGGTGGAAAGATCTAAAGATTGTATTTCAGCAGCAGGACAACAATAGCATCATCAATAATTTGAGATGGAGGGTGGGTTGTGGATTCAAAATCAGGTTTTGGAAGGACAAGTGGATGGGTGATGATTTAACTCTCCAAGACAAATATTCTACTCTGTATCAAATGAGTAGACAACAGAATTCTACAATCAACTTAATGGGTGACTTTGTTGAGGATAGATGGGAATGGAAGCTAAATTAGAGGAGAAACTTTTTTGACCACAAAATTGACATGGTAGCAACATTCTTGGCTGAGATTGAGAATGTTCACATCCAACATTCTAGCTTGGATATTCTAACATGGAGGGCTGATCCTAGTGGTATTTATTCCACAAAGTCAGCTTATAAACTGTTGAAGGAAGCTGATAGTGGTGCTATTGAGGATAGTGCATCAAAGATCATTTGGAATCTGAAAATTCCTCCAACAGCAATTGCTTTCTCATGGAGattattcaaaaacaaattacCTACTAGGGCTAACCTTAGAAGGAGA includes these proteins:
- the LOC102664555 gene encoding uncharacterized protein, producing MVATFLAEIENVHIQHSSLDILTWRADPSGIYSTKSAYKLLKEADSGAIEDSASKIIWNLKIPPTAIAFSWRLFKNKLPTRANLRRRQVDMPSYSCPLCESKEEISSHVMFTCTNTRILWWKALRWVNRVGPFPIEPKNHFLQFSH